In a genomic window of Balaenoptera ricei isolate mBalRic1 chromosome 3, mBalRic1.hap2, whole genome shotgun sequence:
- the FAF2 gene encoding FAS-associated factor 2, whose amino-acid sequence MAAPEERDLTQEQTEKLLQFQDLTGIESMDQCRHTLEQHNWNIEAAVQDRLNEQEGVPSVFNPPPSRPLQVNTADHRIYSYVVSRPQPRGLLGWGYYLIMLPFRFTYYTILDIFRFALRFIRPDPRSRVTDPVGDIVSFMHSFEEKYGRAHPVFYQGTYSQALNDAKRELRFLLVYLHGDDHQDSDEFCRTTLCAPEVISLINTRMLFWACSTNKPEGYRVSQALRENTYPFLAMIMLKDRRMTVVGRLEGLIQPDDLINQLTFIMDANQTYLVSERLEREERNQTQVLRQQQDEAYLASLRADQEKERKKREERERKRRKEEEVQQQKLAEERRRRNLQEEKERKLECLPPEPSPDDPESVKIIFKLPNDSRVERRFHFSQSLTVIHDFLFSLKESPEKFQIEANFPRRVLPCTPSEEWPNPPTLQEAGLSHTEVLFVQDLTDE is encoded by the exons gCTGCTGTACAGGACAGATTGAATGAGCAAGAGGGTGTACCAAGTGTTTTCAACCCACCACCATCCCGACCCTTGCAAGTTAATACAGCCGACCACAGGATCTACAGCTATGTTGTTTCAAGACCACAACCAAGG GGGCTGCTTGGATGGGGTTATTACTTGATAATGCTTCCATTCCGGTTTACCTATTATACAATACTTGATATATTTAG GTTTGCTCTTCGTTTTATACGGCCTGACCCTCGCAGCCGGGTCACTGACCCCGTTGGGGACATTGTTTCATTTATGCACTCTTTTGAAGAGAAATATGGGAGGGCACACCCTGTCTTCTACCAGGGAACGTACAGCCAG GCACTTAATGATGCCAAACGGGAGCTTcgctttcttttggtttatctTCATGGAGATGATCACCAGGACTCTGATGAGTTCTGTCG CACCACACTCTGTGCTCCTGAAGTTATTTCACTAATAAACACTAGGATGCTCTTCTGGGCATGCTCCACAAACAAACCTGAGGGATACAGGG TCTCGCAGGCTTTAAGAGAAAACACCTATCCATTCCTGGCCATGATTATGTTGAAGGATCGGAGAATGACTGTGGTAGGACGGCTAGAAGGCCTCATTCAGCCTGATGACCTCATTAACCAGCTGACATTTATCATGGATGCAAACCAGACTTACCTGGTGTCAGAACGCCTAGAGAG GGAAGAACGAAACCAGACCCAGGTGCTGAGACAACAACAGGATGAGGCCTACCTGGCCTCTCTCCGGGCTGAccaggagaaagagaggaagaagcgTGAGGAACGGGAGCGGAAGCGGCGGAAGGAAGAAGAGGTGCAGCAGCAGAAGCTGGCAGAGGAGAGGCGGCGGCGG AATTtacaagaggagaaggaaaggaagttgGAGTGCCTGCCCCCGGAGCCTTCCCCTGATGACCCTGAAAGTGTcaaaatcattttcaaattacCCAATGATTCTCGAGTAGAAAGACGATTCCACTTTTCACAGTCTCTAACA GTAATCCACGACTTCTTATTCTCCTTGAAAGAAAGCCCTGAAAAGTTTCAGATTGAAGCCAATTTTCCCCGGAGGGTGCTGCCCTGCACCCCTTCAGAGGAGTGGCCCAACCCCCCCACGCTGCAGGAGGCCGGACTCAGCCACACAGAAGTTCTCTTTGTTCAGGACCTAACAGACGAATGa